In the Aeromicrobium fastidiosum genome, CTGTCGTTCGTGTCGGTGTTCATGTACGCCGGCTCGATGTCGACGTCCGAGATCGTCGCCGCGCAGAGCGACATGTGGTACTTCATCCCGCTGTTCCCCTCGTTCGTCATCTACTGCATCGCGATGGTCGGCGAGACCAACCGTGCGCCGTTCGACCTCCCCGAGGCCGAGGGCGAGCTGGTCGGCGGGTTCCACACCGAGTACTCGTCGCTCAAGTTCGCGCTGTTCTTCCTGGCCGAGTACATCAACATGGTGACGGTGTCGGCGCTCGCGACGACCCTGTTCCTGGGCGGCTGGCGCGCCCCGTTCGGCATCGGGCAGATCAACGACGGCTACTTCAACACCGGCTACTGGCCCGTGCTGTGGTTCTTCGGCAAGACGCTCGCGTTCATCTTCATGTTCGTCTGGCTGCGCGGCACGCTGCCCCGCATGCGGTACGACCAGTTCATGACCTTCGGCTGGAAGATCCTGATCCCGATCTCCCTGGTCTGGATCGTCGCGGTCGCGTTCATCCGCAAGGCCAAGAGCGAGGACATGCTCGACCAAGGCGTCATCGTGCCCGTCGCGATCGTGTTCGGGGTGCTCGCCCTGCTGACCTTCCTCATCCCCGAGAAGAAGCAGGAGCCCGAGCCGGACGAGGTCGAGTTCGACGCCTTCGCCGGCGGCTACCCCGTCCCTCCGATGCCCGGCCAGCGCGCCGAGCACACCACCGACACCAGCGAGGTGAACTCATGACGAACCCGGTCAAGGAGACGCTCTGGGACCC is a window encoding:
- the nuoH gene encoding NADH-quinone oxidoreductase subunit NuoH, whose product is MSDLFGNEPFWVVALKALLIFVFLLLYTLFNIWFERRVVAKMQHRIGPNVNGPFGLLQSLADGVKLALKEDIVVKAADKAVYILAPILAVIPSFLAWAVIPFGPEVRIPFTDTVTPLQLTDLPVAVLYVLAVTSIGVYGIVLAGWASGSIYALLGGLRSSAQVISYEVAMGLSFVSVFMYAGSMSTSEIVAAQSDMWYFIPLFPSFVIYCIAMVGETNRAPFDLPEAEGELVGGFHTEYSSLKFALFFLAEYINMVTVSALATTLFLGGWRAPFGIGQINDGYFNTGYWPVLWFFGKTLAFIFMFVWLRGTLPRMRYDQFMTFGWKILIPISLVWIVAVAFIRKAKSEDMLDQGVIVPVAIVFGVLALLTFLIPEKKQEPEPDEVEFDAFAGGYPVPPMPGQRAEHTTDTSEVNS